CATGAAAAGTTGAAAGAGTCTGTAGAAGGTGGCTTCGAAGGGTATGGTAAAGAACACAACTGGACTCATATTTCATTTCTTTGGGAGCAATTGAGACAAATGAATTAAAAGAGCAATTGAGACGTACCCAAGAGCAGATGCAACAGATGCAGCAACAGATGCAGTATTTGATGATGGCACAGGTAATATCTTACATTGTAACATGAGGCGATCATCTGTTTTCTTAAGATCTCATCAATAATTTACGTATGCAGTTCTTGGCTGGGGGTAGCACCGGATCTCAGTTCGGTATGCCGCAGCAATCACAAGGTTCCGAGAGTGGCCAAGCATATATTCCACCACCTCAGGGATTCATGGCGATGTTGGGCGCATCTCGGTCTGGAGGCCAAGCTTCTACAGGTGTTCTCCCACAAATGCCGCCGTTCGGTCCGTGGTGGCAGACTCCGCCAGCACCATTTCCTCCACCAGCAGCGGTATGACAATAGCTAGCCGCTTTCTTCACTTCTGTGATTAGTACCTCAGCTCAACGTTTCGATCTTCTCATTAATTTTACCTCAACTACTAGTACTGAGCTGTGATCCAAGATATATGGTTCCGTCTCAACTAGCTCAGCAATTGTTACCCATACTAGTCACCCAGAACAGAAATAACACTACCCTTGGAGCTTTAATTAGTGATTTACCCTGGAACTAATGCAAAGTTGCAGAGGGCCTAATAAACTAGCCCCCAACATATTTACATTACCAAGATGATTGACTCAGTAGCCACTGTTTTGCTATCGATAAATCCATTCCCGTTTTGCCTTGATAAAATCTTTGCCTGCCAAATGCAACAGGATATGTACATTTTCCTATCTACTATAGGAAATTTGCTTACCCCAAGGCTTAAACGGTTGTATTTGCTTCTCGTAGGGTTCCCGTCAAGGAACGCCTGATGGCGACATATTTCTCAATTTGAGCGGTGGAGGTGCGAGTGGCGGAGGTGCGAGTGGCGGAGGT
The Panicum virgatum strain AP13 chromosome 6N, P.virgatum_v5, whole genome shotgun sequence genome window above contains:
- the LOC120677419 gene encoding peflin-like, whose amino-acid sequence is MQQMQQQMQYLMMAQFLAGGSTGSQFGMPQQSQGSESGQAYIPPPQGFMAMLGASRSGGQASTGVLPQMPPFGPWWQTPPAPFPPPAAGSRQGTPDGDIFLNLSGGGASGGGASGGGSNHDMAMD